The window GGTGCTATAGGACTATACATGAAAGCCCTGACTATTTTCAGAAAGATAGACTGTCTCTCTGAAGAAAGCTATGTATTGACAATGTTATCATCTCTTTATAGTAGAAGAGGAGAAAAAGAAAAAGCCCAATCTTTACATAAAGAGGCACAGTCTATTTTAAAAAAATCTGCTCATAGAAAGATTAAGGAATTTGAAACAGCGTTAGCTAAAGTCAATAAGCCAAAACAAAAAGTGAACCTCTTAAAGGATTTGGCCTCTGGGTATTGGACTTTAGGTAATAAACATAAGGCTATAATATGTTATGAAGAGGCACGGAGAATTCTAAAAGAATTAGGCTATGGTGTGGAAGAAGCAGGCATTTTAAGATTGACAGCAGGAATATATGAATCTATGGAAAATTATGAAAAAGCCTTACATTTACTTAACGAATCTCTTGCTCTTAGCAAGAAGTTAGATGATTCAGTGGGAAAAACTATTACATTGGATCATATAGCTCGCATTGAGAAAAAAATTAGACTAAAAGGGAAAGAAACGGAAGAAGGATCATATTTTCACATTTTACAAAAATAGGAATAGATAAAAACTGCTAACAAAAAAATGAACCAGACAGAACTGGTTATTTTTGGCGTCAGATTGTGACCTGTATGGTTAGCAGTTCAAGAACTATTTGTAAGCGTTAGTTTATGTAAGAAAAGGAGATAGAGGGGATAGGG of the bacterium genome contains:
- a CDS encoding tetratricopeptide repeat protein translates to MSRNEKDIQKPQKANSYQFMKRLLLFGVLILSISFLFFQGIKIGMHKGKREDSKAKEDMASTSSFSSEKKITIPMLLESIKTLYRGIKIETLKKKAASYADKKNYSKAIELQKKVLELARIEKDKQEEAVTCNNIAGDYLSAKDYNNAIKFYSMASELYHKMDDSKREAEMILSIANIYDYYLNDSEGAIGLYMKALTIFRKIDCLSEESYVLTMLSSLYSRRGEKEKAQSLHKEAQSILKKSAHRKIKEFETALAKVNKPKQKVNLLKDLASGYWTLGNKHKAIICYEEARRILKELGYGVEEAGILRLTAGIYESMENYEKALHLLNESLALSKKLDDSVGKTITLDHIARIEKKIRLKGKETEEGSYFHILQK